One Alphaproteobacteria bacterium genomic window carries:
- a CDS encoding methionine--tRNA ligase, whose translation MSKYYVTTPIYYVNADPGLGQVYTSIAADVLARFHRLDGHEVFFLTGTDEHGQKVQKSAQNKGIHPQTYVDEMAQRFVQLNTVFNISNDAFIRTTDERHKQAAQHLWKKLLANDQVYISTYSGWYATRDEAFYDETEIIAGKAPTGAPVEWVEEECYFFRLSQWQDKLLDFYEQNPHFIAPQAKRNEVLGFVKRGLNDICVSRTTFDWGVQVPDAPAHIMYVWIDALTNYITALGYPDVNTDIFAFWNASLHIVGKDILRFHAVYWPAFLMAADLLPPSRLFVHGWWTRDKQKMSKSLGNTLNPFAVAHAYGVDQTRYFLMREMPFGNDGDFSEESLRARITTELSNDLGNLAQRVLSFVHKHVHARIPHPKEIHAVDSALLSCARQALPDMREEMKNQQIHTMIQRIWLIIANANRYVDSQKPWDLRKTDTDRLDTVLYVLLETLRMVGIYLQPLMPDTADKLLTMLGISGNNRTFLAIESAHVSTGETLSADLMQLFPRHEERGNVLG comes from the coding sequence ATGTCAAAATATTATGTAACAACACCGATCTATTATGTGAATGCTGACCCTGGTTTGGGCCAGGTCTATACCTCTATTGCGGCAGATGTTTTGGCACGATTTCATCGCCTTGATGGCCATGAAGTATTTTTTCTGACTGGTACGGATGAGCATGGGCAAAAAGTACAAAAGTCTGCGCAAAATAAGGGTATTCACCCGCAAACGTATGTTGATGAGATGGCGCAGCGCTTTGTGCAACTGAATACAGTGTTTAATATTAGCAACGATGCCTTCATTCGAACAACCGACGAACGTCATAAGCAGGCTGCTCAGCACCTATGGAAAAAGCTTCTTGCGAACGATCAGGTTTATATTTCGACCTATTCGGGGTGGTATGCAACACGAGATGAAGCTTTTTACGATGAAACAGAGATCATTGCGGGCAAGGCCCCAACGGGTGCTCCTGTAGAGTGGGTAGAAGAAGAGTGTTATTTCTTCAGGTTATCCCAGTGGCAGGATAAATTACTGGATTTTTATGAACAAAACCCTCATTTTATTGCTCCACAGGCAAAGCGTAATGAAGTGCTTGGTTTTGTCAAAAGAGGGTTAAACGATATATGTGTGTCGCGAACAACATTTGATTGGGGCGTGCAGGTCCCAGATGCCCCGGCACATATTATGTATGTGTGGATCGATGCGCTGACGAACTATATTACGGCTCTAGGATATCCAGACGTTAATACAGATATTTTTGCTTTCTGGAATGCATCACTGCATATTGTGGGAAAAGACATTTTGCGTTTTCATGCTGTGTACTGGCCGGCTTTTTTGATGGCGGCAGATTTGCTCCCTCCCTCACGTCTATTTGTCCATGGTTGGTGGACGCGTGATAAGCAAAAAATGTCAAAGTCTTTGGGAAACACCCTTAATCCTTTTGCGGTTGCGCATGCCTATGGTGTCGACCAAACGCGTTATTTCTTGATGCGTGAAATGCCGTTTGGGAATGATGGCGATTTTTCAGAAGAATCTTTGCGTGCCCGTATTACAACAGAGCTGAGCAATGACCTTGGTAACCTTGCGCAACGTGTTTTGAGCTTTGTGCATAAGCATGTTCATGCTAGGATTCCGCATCCAAAAGAAATACACGCCGTAGATAGCGCCTTGCTTTCGTGCGCCCGTCAAGCATTACCTGATATGCGTGAGGAAATGAAGAATCAACAAATCCATACGATGATACAACGTATTTGGCTCATTATTGCAAATGCAAACCGCTATGTTGATTCTCAAAAACCGTGGGATTTACGTAAGACGGACACAGATCGTTTGGATACCGTACTGTATGTACTTTTGGAAACATTGCGAATGGTCGGGATTTATCTGCAACCGCTTATGCCGGATACAGCGGATAAACTCTTAACGATGCTGGGGATATCGGGAAATAATCGTACATTTTTGGCCATTGAGAGTGCCCATGTGTCTACTGGGGAAACCCTTTCTGCTGATCTTATGCAGCTTTTTCCGCGCCATGAAGAAAGAGGTAATGTTCTTGGATAA
- the tmk gene encoding dTMP kinase has protein sequence MSTPRKGVFISFEGGEATGKTTQISMLSEFLKHSAIPHVVTREPGGCLQSEMIRKLFLDPDLQGWSLWSQYFLLLASRNEHIHSVILPALNDGKWVLCDRFQDSSRVYQGIVGGLGLDVVDEIYAKTIGDVWPNLTFVLEISEELMLQRLDARDKEKDRFDKLPLAFHKRIREAFQGLCLEAEARMMRVDTKESSHETHTYLVDILQVRFPQLKEAPVPLPKKRADV, from the coding sequence ATGTCTACACCACGTAAAGGGGTTTTTATAAGCTTTGAGGGTGGAGAAGCGACAGGAAAAACCACCCAAATTTCCATGCTATCAGAATTTTTGAAGCATAGCGCAATTCCCCATGTGGTTACGCGAGAGCCAGGAGGATGCCTTCAAAGTGAGATGATTCGGAAACTTTTTCTGGATCCAGATCTGCAGGGATGGTCCTTGTGGAGCCAGTATTTTTTGTTGCTGGCGAGTAGGAATGAGCATATTCACTCGGTGATTTTGCCTGCTTTGAATGATGGAAAATGGGTTCTTTGTGATCGATTTCAAGACTCAAGCCGGGTATACCAAGGGATTGTGGGGGGATTGGGGCTTGATGTTGTTGATGAAATTTACGCCAAAACGATTGGAGATGTGTGGCCCAATCTTACCTTTGTTTTGGAGATATCTGAGGAATTAATGCTGCAACGTCTTGATGCCCGTGACAAAGAAAAGGACCGTTTTGATAAGCTTCCCCTTGCATTTCATAAACGCATTCGCGAGGCCTTTCAAGGGCTTTGTCTTGAAGCTGAGGCACGTATGATGCGGGTTGATACAAAAGAATCCTCTCATGAAACACATACGTATCTTGTTGATATTCTCCAGGTGCGCTTTCCTCAACTGAAGGAAGCGCCCGTACCGTTACCTAAAAAGAGAGCAGATGTCTGA
- a CDS encoding D-alanyl-D-alanine carboxypeptidase — translation MIVFFRLILAALFLGIFSLDCGAHTPIFDTKAKQAYLVDFHSGAVLLAKNSEQKMSPSSMTKMMTAYVALMRLKQNDLKENDLFHTSDRAFRMGGSRMFLEIGSDVMLKDLLLGVLVLSGNDASVAMAEGISGSEEAFATEMNHVGGQLGMTQTNFVNASGWPSQGHYSTAKDIAILGVRTIQDFPEFYKQLYSIPSFEHNGVLQPNRLPLLGEEQYGVDGLKTGFTDDGGYGVCLSCEKKGTRIVLVINGLKTEKARRDEARSLITWAMAQFRTVKVATKDVGLSEFDVWLGSKNRISVATNKDVYFTLARRDVQGLKAEVRVNAPLPAPLKKGDEVGQLIVTGSSVQDEISVPVFAMEDVGAIGFFGKISHGLHYLLFGHSE, via the coding sequence ATGATCGTTTTTTTTCGTCTTATACTAGCTGCCTTATTTTTGGGTATTTTCTCTCTGGATTGCGGGGCACATACGCCCATATTTGATACAAAAGCTAAGCAAGCATATCTGGTTGATTTTCATTCCGGTGCAGTTTTGTTGGCGAAAAATAGTGAACAAAAAATGTCGCCGTCATCAATGACAAAAATGATGACCGCGTATGTCGCCCTGATGCGCCTGAAACAAAATGATTTAAAGGAGAATGATCTTTTTCATACGAGTGATCGCGCCTTTCGTATGGGTGGATCCCGGATGTTTCTTGAGATTGGATCGGATGTTATGCTCAAAGATCTTCTCCTTGGTGTTCTTGTGCTGTCGGGAAATGATGCCAGCGTTGCTATGGCTGAGGGTATTAGCGGATCAGAAGAGGCTTTTGCCACAGAGATGAATCATGTTGGGGGTCAGCTTGGGATGACCCAAACAAATTTTGTGAATGCATCCGGATGGCCTTCCCAAGGGCATTACTCCACAGCAAAAGATATTGCAATTCTTGGTGTGCGAACAATTCAAGATTTTCCTGAGTTTTATAAACAATTGTACTCCATCCCAAGCTTTGAACATAATGGGGTTCTGCAACCCAACAGGCTCCCTCTGCTTGGTGAGGAGCAATATGGCGTTGATGGATTAAAAACAGGATTTACGGATGACGGCGGTTACGGTGTGTGTCTGTCTTGCGAGAAAAAGGGAACACGCATCGTTTTAGTAATTAACGGATTGAAAACAGAAAAAGCCCGCCGGGATGAGGCCCGTTCGTTAATTACATGGGCGATGGCCCAGTTTCGTACAGTAAAAGTAGCAACAAAAGATGTAGGGTTATCGGAGTTTGATGTGTGGCTTGGGAGTAAAAATCGCATTTCCGTGGCGACGAACAAAGATGTTTATTTTACTCTTGCACGTCGGGATGTACAGGGTCTTAAGGCAGAGGTTCGTGTTAATGCCCCGCTTCCTGCGCCTTTAAAAAAAGGAGATGAGGTTGGGCAGTTAATCGTGACTGGCTCGTCGGTTCAGGATGAAATATCGGTTCCTGTTTTTGCGATGGAGGATGTGGGAGCAATTGGCTTTTTTGGAAAGATATCTCACGGTTTACACTACCTGCTTTTTGGGCATAGTGAATAA
- a CDS encoding septal ring lytic transglycosylase RlpA family protein, with protein sequence MLLWGCASTDNSGHYSDYFSRYYEGIKTIAPTKATSRSYTIRGVRYKPQEHYEYISEGYASYYGGRDIFHGRRTSTGEIFSKDGLTAAHRTLPLPCVVKVTNLENGRSIRVKVNDRGPFASPEKRIIDLSERAAKILGFYEKGTARVRIEAVVDDSVRVAKGARTYSRGSRRSFFTPTSLSSSQKKSKNISSARTPLRVAYRDRSDGILRAIKPSALPHGKRGEKSTYAAMASQKSHHVLHMTRVQKRPQPLPKSKSPRMNMR encoded by the coding sequence TTGTTGTTATGGGGGTGTGCAAGTACGGATAATTCGGGCCATTATTCCGATTATTTTAGTCGTTATTATGAAGGTATCAAAACTATTGCACCGACTAAAGCTACCTCAAGATCCTATACAATAAGAGGTGTGCGTTATAAACCTCAAGAACACTACGAATATATATCAGAAGGATATGCCTCGTACTACGGAGGTCGTGATATTTTTCATGGACGACGGACCTCAACGGGCGAAATTTTTAGTAAAGATGGTCTCACAGCGGCTCACCGGACACTCCCATTGCCTTGTGTCGTGAAAGTGACTAATCTCGAAAATGGACGCTCAATTCGGGTAAAGGTAAATGATAGAGGTCCTTTTGCCTCACCGGAAAAGCGCATTATTGATCTTTCTGAACGGGCGGCTAAAATTTTGGGTTTTTATGAAAAGGGGACAGCACGGGTGCGCATAGAAGCGGTTGTTGACGATAGTGTCCGTGTGGCAAAAGGAGCACGCACCTACAGCCGCGGCTCTCGGCGATCATTTTTTACACCGACTTCTCTTTCGTCGTCTCAAAAAAAGTCAAAGAACATATCTTCTGCGCGTACTCCTCTTAGGGTTGCGTATAGAGATCGTAGTGATGGAATTTTAAGGGCTATTAAACCAAGCGCACTTCCTCATGGAAAACGCGGGGAAAAAAGTACTTATGCCGCTATGGCCTCACAGAAAAGTCATCATGTATTGCACATGACGAGGGTTCAAAAACGCCCACAACCCTTGCCAAAGTCTAAATCTCCGCGTATGAATATGAGATAG
- a CDS encoding YdcF family protein gives MRFLVWGIVNFDAILLIMILGVSLVSFFHRGALIFWLNHTIAIGFFVTVLTPFPGMYVAHLENTYPVVRTVPDDVKGVLVIGGMISRDVSVSRKQAAFSINGPRMSHVIKLMHEKPGLPYFFMAGGVPYINHYQEGDILRRHLSYVQKEVPNITYDTRSNTTAESAHVSYRELNPGNDKWLLVTSAYHMPRAVRNFTAAGWNVTPYPTDYKTKKNEGYSFNFSIFKGIMFWKIAVHEFLMHVIDSLDGRIK, from the coding sequence ATGCGGTTTTTGGTTTGGGGCATCGTCAATTTTGATGCTATTTTGCTTATTATGATCTTGGGTGTTTCGTTGGTGTCATTTTTTCATCGTGGCGCTCTTATTTTTTGGCTCAATCATACTATAGCTATTGGTTTTTTTGTTACAGTTCTGACCCCTTTTCCAGGTATGTATGTGGCACACCTAGAGAACACCTATCCTGTTGTAAGGACAGTACCAGATGACGTAAAAGGAGTTTTAGTTATCGGGGGTATGATAAGCCGTGATGTGAGTGTGTCGCGCAAGCAAGCGGCTTTTAGTATTAACGGCCCACGGATGTCTCACGTCATTAAGCTTATGCACGAAAAGCCGGGTCTCCCATACTTTTTTATGGCGGGCGGAGTTCCCTATATTAATCATTATCAAGAAGGTGATATTTTGCGTCGCCATCTATCTTATGTGCAAAAAGAAGTGCCAAATATTACATATGATACTCGTTCCAACACAACAGCTGAAAGTGCGCATGTCAGCTATCGCGAGTTAAACCCTGGTAACGATAAATGGCTTTTGGTAACCTCTGCCTATCATATGCCTCGGGCTGTTCGGAATTTTACAGCAGCTGGATGGAACGTGACCCCGTACCCCACTGACTATAAGACAAAAAAAAATGAAGGTTATTCGTTTAATTTTAGTATTTTTAAGGGTATAATGTTTTGGAAAATAGCTGTCCATGAGTTTCTTATGCATGTAATCGATTCATTGGATGGGCGCATTAAATAG
- a CDS encoding ATP-binding cassette domain-containing protein — translation MVDSTEILSLRNVSLSYENIEVFRDISFVVSKGSFYYLTGESGAGKTSLLRLIYIDNLEYQGKIKLFEQNIKVLPRRTLPHIRQRIGVVKQEPGLIAHLTILQNTMLPLLIQGISPSKASRRAFQVLSWIGLQNYLEQLPSMLSGGHSQMAALARALVINPKIVIADEPTGNLDMKNARKLMTIFETLHKLGTTIVIATHNQTIVQEFRHPEVRLENKHLLFIHEQEAVSQTGTNSTTPSPAIATHASKVTDTASGESLPHMQKITPLPKTEGRTSVHKSPYSSFYNTINP, via the coding sequence ATGGTCGATTCAACTGAGATACTGTCGCTACGCAATGTAAGCCTTAGTTATGAAAATATTGAAGTATTTCGTGACATATCTTTTGTTGTTTCAAAAGGAAGTTTTTATTATTTAACGGGAGAAAGTGGGGCTGGAAAAACATCGCTTTTGCGTCTTATTTATATTGATAATTTAGAATATCAAGGAAAAATAAAGCTTTTTGAGCAAAACATCAAAGTGCTTCCCCGCAGAACCCTTCCGCACATTCGCCAGCGTATCGGTGTTGTTAAACAAGAACCTGGGCTTATTGCGCATTTAACAATTCTTCAAAATACGATGCTTCCCTTACTGATACAAGGGATCTCACCTTCTAAGGCAAGTCGACGTGCCTTTCAGGTTCTTTCATGGATAGGCCTCCAAAACTACCTAGAGCAACTACCAAGTATGCTTTCGGGGGGGCACAGCCAAATGGCTGCGCTTGCTCGGGCGCTGGTTATTAACCCAAAAATCGTTATTGCAGATGAGCCAACGGGCAACCTTGATATGAAGAATGCCCGCAAACTGATGACTATTTTTGAAACACTTCACAAACTGGGAACAACTATTGTTATAGCAACACACAATCAAACAATTGTGCAAGAGTTTCGGCATCCAGAGGTTCGCTTGGAAAACAAACATCTTCTCTTTATACATGAGCAGGAGGCGGTCTCCCAAACAGGAACAAACAGCACCACACCATCACCGGCTATTGCCACACATGCATCTAAAGTAACTGATACGGCAAGTGGTGAATCCCTGCCGCACATGCAAAAAATAACCCCTCTTCCCAAAACAGAGGGCCGCACATCTGTGCACAAATCTCCCTACTCATCTTTTTACAATACAATTAATCCCTAA
- a CDS encoding peptidoglycan DD-metalloendopeptidase family protein, translating to MPEKILLVSSGKRSSQEELSELQNPENLIREDPLDIQSGDTLSSILANEKIVKTQIHAALKALQTLFNPRDLRPSHEVFITTSPHEDGESRNLLTLLIHPSFNTEITLEQNEKGGYDAQKSHRKLQRHVKSVEGAIRSSLYVDALGLGLPSKAVHQMITAFSYAIDFQRNIHPGNRFRVLYEVLHDSKNKSADVGRVLLAEMEIDNKPITVYFFDIFEQWTGYYHKNGRSVQKSLLRTPIDGARISSGFGKRKHPILGFTKHHKGVDFAAPPGTPIYAAGSGVIEQAGRNGAYGNYLRIRHFGTALKTAYAHLSRFAQGMRAGKTVRQRQIIGYVGATGRATGPHLHYEVIKNGQQINPMHVKTSSNITLSGKVKAHFDTHTAHIDHLFEIARKSDVSTPIIIEKNLSLKKKKPVSTPES from the coding sequence ATGCCCGAAAAGATTCTGCTTGTATCTTCTGGTAAGAGATCCTCCCAAGAGGAGTTATCGGAATTGCAAAACCCCGAAAATCTGATCCGTGAGGATCCTCTGGATATTCAATCAGGTGATACACTTTCCTCTATCTTGGCAAATGAAAAAATTGTCAAAACACAGATTCATGCTGCTCTTAAGGCCCTACAAACACTTTTTAATCCCCGCGATTTGCGTCCCTCGCATGAGGTTTTCATCACAACATCCCCACACGAAGATGGAGAATCCCGCAATTTACTGACTCTTCTTATTCACCCGAGCTTCAATACCGAAATCACCTTAGAGCAAAACGAAAAGGGTGGTTACGACGCTCAAAAATCCCACCGCAAACTTCAGCGCCATGTAAAAAGTGTTGAAGGCGCGATTCGCTCGAGTCTCTACGTCGATGCCCTTGGATTGGGGCTTCCGAGCAAGGCAGTCCATCAAATGATTACAGCGTTTAGCTATGCTATTGATTTTCAACGTAACATACACCCTGGGAATAGGTTCCGTGTTTTGTATGAAGTACTGCACGATTCTAAAAATAAATCGGCTGACGTTGGGCGTGTTCTTCTTGCAGAAATGGAAATTGATAACAAGCCTATTACGGTTTATTTTTTTGATATCTTTGAGCAATGGACTGGCTACTACCATAAAAATGGACGTAGCGTACAAAAATCACTCCTGCGTACCCCCATTGATGGCGCCCGTATCTCCTCTGGTTTTGGTAAACGAAAACACCCTATTCTTGGCTTTACAAAGCATCATAAAGGTGTTGATTTTGCGGCCCCACCAGGAACGCCCATATACGCGGCAGGTTCCGGTGTCATCGAACAAGCGGGGCGTAATGGTGCCTACGGAAACTATCTTCGTATTCGTCACTTTGGAACAGCCCTAAAAACGGCCTATGCACACCTTTCACGCTTTGCCCAAGGCATGCGCGCGGGGAAAACAGTCCGTCAACGCCAAATCATTGGTTATGTAGGGGCTACAGGGCGTGCAACAGGCCCCCATCTGCATTATGAAGTCATCAAAAATGGTCAGCAAATCAATCCTATGCATGTAAAAACAAGTAGCAACATCACCTTGTCAGGAAAAGTAAAAGCACACTTTGACACACACACCGCACATATCGATCATCTTTTTGAGATTGCCCGCAAATCCGATGTATCCACCCCCATTATCATTGAAAAAAATCTTTCTCTCAAAAAAAAGAAGCCGGTCAGCACACCAGAATCATAG
- a CDS encoding proline--tRNA ligase, translated as MRRSQFFIPTLKETPKEATIPSHRLMLRSGMIHQTTSGIYSWLPLGQSVLANVSRIIKEEMDNAGAQHISMPTIQPAFLWEKSGRYDAYGKEMLRMRDRHDRDMLYGPTAEEVVTDLVASYVTSYKQLPFTLYQINAKFRDEIRPRFGVMRGREFTMKDAYSFDCTFEDAQKSYEAMFQAYIKTFRRMSLNVIPVKADPGAIGGNMSHEFHVVAETGESGLYYEKTIESLRDTGTLTTTEARNYYAASDDMHDPDTCPISKENLCISRGIEVGHIFYLGTKYTEVMNFGIAGENNTTLYPHMGCYGIGVTRVIGALIETFHDKKGICWPSSVAPFLVGLINIRIDNEDTQRLANTLYTSLKNAGISVLYDDRNERSGGKFADMDLIGCPWQVTIGPRDAKENKIELKNRHTEERQLITAETLIPFLKTQIMSDE; from the coding sequence ATGAGACGTAGCCAGTTTTTTATTCCAACCCTCAAAGAAACCCCCAAAGAGGCTACTATTCCTTCTCACCGCCTCATGCTGCGCAGTGGTATGATTCACCAAACCACATCAGGCATATACAGCTGGCTTCCTTTGGGACAAAGCGTTCTTGCAAATGTCAGCCGCATCATCAAGGAAGAGATGGATAATGCAGGCGCACAACACATCAGCATGCCAACAATTCAACCTGCTTTCTTGTGGGAGAAAAGCGGACGATATGATGCATATGGAAAGGAAATGTTACGGATGCGGGATCGCCATGATCGAGACATGCTTTATGGCCCCACAGCAGAAGAAGTAGTGACTGACCTTGTTGCATCCTACGTCACAAGCTACAAACAACTTCCGTTCACACTTTATCAAATTAATGCGAAGTTCCGTGATGAGATTCGACCACGCTTTGGGGTCATGCGGGGGCGTGAATTTACCATGAAAGATGCGTATTCATTTGACTGTACATTTGAAGACGCCCAAAAATCCTACGAGGCTATGTTTCAAGCGTACATCAAAACATTTCGCCGGATGAGCCTTAATGTCATTCCTGTCAAAGCTGATCCAGGAGCCATTGGTGGCAATATGAGTCATGAGTTTCACGTTGTTGCCGAAACGGGCGAAAGTGGTCTTTATTATGAAAAGACCATTGAGTCTTTACGTGATACAGGCACCCTAACAACCACTGAAGCACGGAACTACTATGCTGCATCTGATGATATGCATGATCCCGACACTTGTCCCATAAGTAAAGAAAACCTTTGCATCTCTCGGGGGATCGAGGTGGGGCATATTTTTTATCTTGGTACAAAATACACAGAGGTCATGAATTTTGGGATTGCTGGTGAAAACAATACAACCTTGTACCCGCATATGGGGTGTTATGGTATTGGTGTAACCCGGGTTATTGGCGCCCTCATTGAAACGTTTCATGATAAGAAAGGCATCTGTTGGCCAAGCTCTGTTGCTCCGTTTCTTGTCGGTCTTATCAATATACGGATAGACAATGAAGATACACAACGCCTTGCAAACACACTGTACACATCTCTTAAAAATGCGGGGATATCGGTATTGTACGATGATCGTAACGAACGATCGGGAGGAAAATTCGCAGACATGGATCTCATCGGATGCCCCTGGCAGGTCACTATTGGTCCGCGTGACGCCAAGGAAAATAAGATTGAACTTAAAAATCGCCATACTGAGGAACGTCAGCTAATCACGGCGGAGACGTTGATTCCCTTTCTCAAGACCCAGATCATGTCCGATGAATAA
- a CDS encoding lipoprotein-releasing ABC transporter permease subunit: MAAKRKERAVSLITGFSFTGIMLGVATLITVMSVMNGFREEITRSILGFNGHIVLLPSMAKGINDYEALVEKIKQNPTISHVSAIVEGQALVFQGSQATGVVVHGISAVELSQRTHISRNIKQGTLDTFVNSNNSVVIGMNLARRLGVFLGDMLTLVAPEANNTAFGLIPRMRAFTVSAVFEAGMSEFDKGMVFIPLSAAQQFFRLPEHVNKIEIFTTNPMETHRLTPQLAALRPGLRALDWKQLNHTFFSSIETERTMMFLILTLIVVVAAFNIISSITMLVKDKRTSIGILRAMGQSRQSIHKIFIYCGFRIGFLGTLAGLVLGLVLSWNIETVQTIIQFFSGAKIFSPDIYFLAKLPAQVNFTEVLTIVALSLSMSTAASYLPAATASSLHPVEALRHD; the protein is encoded by the coding sequence ATGGCAGCCAAACGAAAGGAACGTGCAGTATCTCTCATTACTGGGTTTTCTTTTACAGGGATTATGCTGGGCGTCGCAACACTAATAACCGTAATGTCTGTAATGAACGGTTTTCGTGAGGAAATCACACGCAGCATTCTGGGTTTTAACGGTCACATTGTTCTTTTACCCAGCATGGCAAAAGGGATCAATGATTACGAAGCACTTGTTGAAAAAATAAAACAAAACCCCACTATCTCCCATGTGTCTGCGATTGTGGAGGGCCAAGCACTTGTTTTTCAAGGATCACAAGCCACTGGTGTTGTTGTACATGGAATCTCTGCAGTGGAATTATCTCAAAGGACACATATAAGCCGAAACATCAAACAGGGCACCCTGGATACGTTTGTTAATAGCAATAATTCTGTGGTGATTGGCATGAATCTCGCCCGCCGCCTGGGTGTTTTTCTAGGAGATATGCTCACTCTTGTAGCCCCAGAGGCCAACAACACAGCTTTTGGTCTTATCCCACGCATGCGAGCTTTTACTGTGTCTGCTGTTTTTGAAGCAGGAATGAGTGAGTTTGACAAAGGAATGGTGTTTATCCCTCTATCAGCAGCACAGCAATTTTTTCGGCTTCCTGAGCACGTGAATAAAATAGAAATCTTTACAACAAATCCTATGGAAACACACCGACTTACTCCTCAGTTAGCTGCTCTGCGTCCTGGGTTGCGCGCTCTTGATTGGAAACAACTGAATCACACGTTTTTTTCATCAATTGAAACAGAGCGCACCATGATGTTTCTTATTCTCACACTCATTGTTGTGGTCGCAGCATTTAACATTATTTCTAGCATTACAATGCTTGTAAAGGATAAACGCACAAGTATTGGTATACTCCGTGCCATGGGACAGTCACGTCAGAGTATTCACAAGATATTCATTTATTGTGGGTTTCGGATTGGGTTTTTGGGAACACTAGCGGGATTAGTACTTGGATTAGTTCTCAGTTGGAATATTGAAACCGTTCAAACGATCATTCAGTTCTTCTCTGGAGCCAAAATATTCAGTCCTGACATATACTTTCTAGCAAAATTACCCGCACAGGTGAATTTTACCGAGGTTCTAACTATTGTGGCTCTGTCACTTTCTATGAGTACAGCGGCAAGTTATTTGCCCGCAGCCACAGCCTCATCCTTACATCCTGTAGAGGCCTTGCGTCATGACTAA
- a CDS encoding ABC transporter ATP-binding protein, with product MTKNKNYKELQGVLHFANLSKTYPTVTTDCTKNISVFARAGKSLNAGQCVALVGPSGSGKSSLLQVLGLLDAPDSGDIHLHGQRINFNDDALCTRMRRDYIGFIFQFHHLLEEFTALENVALPCMIAGSTDTEAQEIAHYYLAKMQLEHRAQHYPSQLSGGEQQRTAIARALANKPKVILADEPTGNLDPVTAEIVFSLFQEICNKEGVALIMATHNLSFAARMDATWEMKDFNP from the coding sequence ATGACTAAAAATAAAAATTATAAGGAATTGCAGGGCGTTCTCCATTTTGCAAATCTTTCTAAAACGTATCCGACAGTAACCACAGATTGCACAAAAAACATTAGCGTTTTTGCAAGGGCTGGAAAGTCACTTAACGCAGGACAGTGTGTTGCCCTTGTTGGCCCCAGTGGTTCAGGGAAGTCATCGTTGCTACAGGTATTAGGGCTTCTTGATGCACCTGATTCAGGGGATATTCACCTTCATGGACAGCGTATCAATTTTAACGATGATGCGTTATGCACGCGCATGCGCAGGGATTATATTGGCTTTATTTTTCAATTTCATCATTTGCTGGAGGAGTTTACGGCTCTTGAAAATGTTGCGCTTCCTTGCATGATTGCAGGATCCACAGATACTGAGGCACAAGAAATTGCCCATTACTACCTGGCTAAAATGCAACTGGAACATCGCGCGCAGCACTATCCGTCTCAACTTTCCGGTGGTGAGCAACAACGCACAGCGATCGCACGGGCATTAGCGAACAAACCCAAGGTGATTTTGGCGGACGAACCCACCGGTAATCTTGATCCTGTCACTGCTGAGATTGTTTTTTCTCTGTTTCAAGAAATCTGCAATAAGGAGGGTGTTGCCTTAATCATGGCAACACATAACCTTAGTTTTGCCGCACGCATGGATGCGACATGGGAAATGAAAGACTTTAACCCCTAA